In Ammoniphilus sp. CFH 90114, the DNA window TGGGGATACCGATTACAGTGCTCAATTAACAGCCGTTGCTTCTAAGAAGCCAGATGCTGTTCTTGTTTCTGCTCTATATAAGGAAGCAGGACTTGTATTGGCGAAAGCAAGAGAAATGGGACTTGATGTACCTTTCGTCGGAGGAAATGGGTTTAACTCACCGCAGCTTGTTAAGCAAGCGGGAGCAGCAGCAGATCATAGCTATGTAGCAACTCCTTGGTATCCAAGTGGTTCTGAGAAGGTAGATGCGTTCGTGAAGAAATATACTGAAAAGTATGGAAAAGGTCCTGACCAATTCGCAGCACAAGCGTATGATGCTCTTTACATTATGGCTAACTCGGTACTAAATGCTGGTGTAGCAGACGATCGTGACGCTCTGAAGGATGCCCTAATGGAATTGAAGGACTTTGAAGGAGTTACAGGAAAGTTTGCATTTAACGAAAATCGTGATCCAGTAATGGAAGTGAAGGTTCTTCATATTGAAGGCGGAGAGTTTGTACTTGTACAGTAAACAGTAAAAATTAGAGGGAAAAATGTTGAGATGAAGAAGGGGACATTCATATGTTAACGCAACAGCTCATCAATGGTTTGACCCTCGGAAGTACGTATGCCCTAGTTGCACTAGGGTATACGTTAATTTTCGGGGTGTTAGAGATCATTAATATGGCCCACGGAGCTATCTTTATGTTTGGGGCTTTTGTCGGTCTTATGACCGTCGTTTATTATCAAGGCTCGATTTTGACAGCGATTATTGCAGCCGTTGCTGTAACCGTTGTTCTAGGTCTTTTATTAGAATGGTTCGCGCTTAGACCTTTGCGAGGGAAAAAAGGGGTATCTCATCTAGCCTCCTTAATCAGTACCATTGGAGTATCGATTATCTTGGAGAATCTAGCTCATAAGCTGTTTGGAGCTGAAACACAACCCTTCCCTATTCCCTTCAACAACATTATCTTCGAAGTTGGAACCACTCGTATTTCCTTAGTGCAAATCATTATTTTTGCTATTGCAGTAGCTGTTATGGTAATGTTACAGATTTGGTTAGGTAAAACGAAGTATGGTAAGGCGCTAAGAGCGGCTGCAGAGAACATGGAAACTGCCAGCTTACTAGGGGTGAATACGAAAAAAATCGTGATCATGACCGTCATGTTGGCTTCTGCGCTCGGTGGTCTAGCTGGCGTACTCGTAGGTATGGGATTTAACGCAGTAGCTCCTACTATGGGAATATCGATGGGTCTTAAAGGACTAGCTATCATTATTCTTGGGGGAATGGGCAACGTACCAGGCGCTATGGCTGGTGGTTTGATTCTTGGGGTAACTGAGGTATTTGCAGTTGCTTACGGAGACTCCGCTTACCGTGATGCCGTGGCATTTGGAATGATTATTCTTATATTATTGCTTCGTCCACAGGGACTCTTTGGCTCTGGGCAACCAGTTAGGCGGTGAGATGTATGTTTGATATGTTATTCAACCCATATTATTTACAGATCTTTATCTTTATTTTAATTAACTGTATGTTGGCCTTAAGTATGTATCTTCCCCTTTCTACAGGGCAGTTATCTTTAGGGGCCGCAGGTTTTATGAGTATCGGTGCGTATACGTCAGCCTTATTGACGATGAAACTGGGCTTTCCTATGCCCATTGGTATCGTCACAGGTGGCTTAATGGCTGGATTTATCGGCGTGCTGATTGGAATTCC includes these proteins:
- a CDS encoding branched-chain amino acid ABC transporter permease, whose product is MLTQQLINGLTLGSTYALVALGYTLIFGVLEIINMAHGAIFMFGAFVGLMTVVYYQGSILTAIIAAVAVTVVLGLLLEWFALRPLRGKKGVSHLASLISTIGVSIILENLAHKLFGAETQPFPIPFNNIIFEVGTTRISLVQIIIFAIAVAVMVMLQIWLGKTKYGKALRAAAENMETASLLGVNTKKIVIMTVMLASALGGLAGVLVGMGFNAVAPTMGISMGLKGLAIIILGGMGNVPGAMAGGLILGVTEVFAVAYGDSAYRDAVAFGMIILILLLRPQGLFGSGQPVRR